The Drosophila yakuba strain Tai18E2 chromosome X, Prin_Dyak_Tai18E2_2.1, whole genome shotgun sequence DNA segment CTGTTTTTAAGCTGTTTTACAAGCAAATTGCACTGTAGAGctaaaataagaaaagaaacAGAGAGTTTGTAGCTACAGCTCAGTTTGCAATGTAACTCAAAAATACTGAATAAGCTAACTCAGTGTTGCGCACTGACGGAAGCTACCCGCTGTGCGACTGCAGCGGGTGCTCAAAATTTGCAAGCTGACAAAAGCAGAATGTATTGAAAACTGGAAGTTAAAAAGGCTTTTCAGGAAAATTGCCTGTAAAATTCCAAAACTAAGaggaaaaattacaaaaaaattaattttagcacgtaaaatgaattatttaatgtttGAAAGAAACTTTTCCGACTGAAACGCTTGTGCAGACCGATTGGAGGTCGTTGCATTGGCGGCTGGCAATCTGATTTCTGGCCTCCGCAGCCACGAACAACGCGCCACAAACTCAGTCGAACTTTAACGGCGCTGGCAATCGGACGCGTTTTGAAAACCAGCTCCCTCTCTCATATCTcattctggtttttttttgggaaagtgTAAGCTACAGCAAATGAAAAACAGAATCCATTTAAACGCGTAAATCTTCCTTTTGCTTTGTCAACCACGcggctttgtttttgtttcaacAATGTTTCAGTGCTAATTTGTTCAATCGCGTAGGCGCAAAGAGAAACTACCACAAAAATCGGagaatttgttttgctttctgtttgtttgtatttttttttgatgtgCTCGAAATTGAAGCCCGGCAAAGGCGGCCGCCTGGAACAATGAAAGTtgattgaatattttatgcaaatttcccaTTGCAGAAAAAAAGGTGCGAAGAACCACAGCAACAAGCAacacaacaaatacaaaaacaacgCCAGCTGCAAGAATAATAATAGTAGAAATTGCTGTCGAGCAGAAAACTGGAAATccaaaggcagcagcaggaaatcAGGTGAATACCGAATACCAAATACCGTCTGTTTCTCGTGGGAAAGTTTAAGATCAAGGCCAGGCCTCGGGACGATTGGGTGGATTTGGGGGTGGTGCAGGCGCGGCcttgctgccactgccaagGTGAAGGTCACATTGCAGCCGAATGTCGGCGGGCCTGCACTGGCATTGTTGTTATATAAACACCCCACTCCACATCCCCCACATCCCCCACATCCCCCACATACCCCACATCCCTCCAGCAATCCAACCATCCAGCCACATGGCTCACTAACCCACTGCGCATGTCGCCTCCTTCGAAGGCCATCGCATGACCTCAGGCCCCGCCACGCCCTCTGCCCGCCCGCCTTCTTTTCCTGCCACAGCCGGGGGCAGGAGCATAGCTACAGAGTGAGCAACAACATAGAAGCAGGGATACTCTCACAATTATCTGTATTCAACGGGGAATTAGTCACTAAAATGTCATATGGATTATCGCTGAAATTCCATATGTACGCAAATTGATAAGAAAATGTGAGCAATTTATATGGTTTCTATATGCTAATCAAGTTCTACgactttaaataataatttaatattgcaATACTTGtgtcaacagcaacagaattctttataataatttaacattatatcattgcatttaaattgttattttttgatGTGAAATTATTATAAAGAATTATCTTGCTGTTAACCCAagtaacaaataataatttaaataataatttaatattgcaATACTTGtgtcaacagcaacagaatTCTTTATAACAATTTAACATTATATCATTGCATTTAAAGTGTTATTTTGCAAtgtgcaatttaaattgagcTGCAACTATTTGCTTGGCCGCGTGTGTGCTGCCCCTTTTGGCAGACTTTTAGCATTGAACTTGACAGTGGTGGTGAGCGCCTTTAACCAGTGCCTGCCCACTTTTCAGCTAACAAGGTTAGTGGGTTAACTGGCCTGCTCCACTGCTCCCTGCTCCACTTCCCTCCCCCCTCGCAGCTCTTCAATTCCCAGTCTTTAGTCTGCTGTCTTCTGTCTGCTGTCTTCTGTCTGCTGTCTTCTGCCTGCTGTCTTGAGtcttcagttttcagttttcagtctGCGGACTCCAAAGAGCCATGAGTGTTTCTCCATGGCCGGATTGGGATTCGGGCAAACCCGTTAGCATTAACCCGCCGATCGGCTTTGCCATCGCTCTGACCATTAAAAGCCACTTACACTGACTTTCCATGCTAATCAAAATTGAAGCCcaaaataagaagaaatttgtttgccgccGCGACATGTCTCGACTTTTGAATGTATCTCTCTGGAGTCTCGTCCATTGGATTGGAACTGGTCAGTCTACAGTGGATAGTGGATAGTGGACAGTGGTCAGTGGTCACTGGACAGTGCGGAGTGTGGAGTGCGGAGTGTGGTTGGCTTCTTGGAACTGGCACCAAAGTGGACCGGGTGAAATTGAGCTACTTTGATGATAAACTCGGCGATTTCTTATCAGGTTTGAACTACACTGAGAGAGAACTCTGAGAATATGTTACTTGTTAATTGCcaatgcaataaattatttaagtgCAACATTTGTCTGAACTCCAAGCATTAAATATTCAGGTTTTTGAGAGCCAATCCCATGAATTACCACCAAGATGGTAGATCATGGAGTTCTTCAACTCCAAAAGGTTCGATGACTTTGTCCGTGAATTGCATTTTAAGCGTCGCATTAACTGGCACATTGATGGACTGATTGATGGATAGATTGATGGATGGATTGAGAGCCATGTGGACAAAGTGAACAAATCGTGCCAGTTTACCTGGGGGGCAGGGGCAACACTTTGGGACACCAAAAACCATGGAGGCACGCCACGATCCCCAGCGATCCGATAATTgagaaaaatccaaaaaaaaaaaaagagagcgAAGGAAAACAAAGAGATGGTGGAAAATTGAAGCTGTGGAAACTGGTggataaataaaaagtgcGAGACCAGttaaatgaaaagcaaaacaaagtcATTAAACGCCGAGTGCctggaaaactgaaaactgaaaactgaaaatcgaaaaccgaaaaaaaagcggaaaattaCCGAGCAATAATAGAAAGAGTTGGGCGAGCTCTTGgctgattttcattttcactttcactgGCGAGGGGAAAGGCGGGGAAAAGCGGGTAAAAGTTGCGCTCTGATAAATGGCCACCAAGTTACCAAGTTACCAATCCACAAAGCGGGTTCTAAAAAGCCGTCACAATTCGCTGCCCCGCAAATGAGTCATGTAGAGATGACCCCAAAAAAACAGGGAAAAAGGGGGGCTCCTCATTAGATCAACTACCTCCCATTTGGATTTGAAACACTCCCAAAATAATAGCTTTGCTTTACAAGTGTTATatgtagttttttttataaatgggGTCAGCAACTTTGCAAAGGTGGAGTATATATGtagcttttccttttcttttttttattttcgcataaaagaagaaaaacatttgttaCTTTATTCCGAAACAAAGAGTTATTAAGAAAGCTGTGCATTGCtgataatattttatttgatttaagcGCTTTTAACAACATATAATTCTGCTAAGTTGCTAAAGTTCatgagaaaaaaataaagttgggatatatatatagttttttttaccAGTTTTTAGTTTACAAGCTGGCCTTCGCGGCGATCCAAGTGCGCAGCTTGGAGACCCTTTCGTAGCCATCGGGCGCAGCTCGTCCGCAGCCGCCGAGCACGAAGCTGGCCAGGCCGACCAGCTTGCCCTGGTAGGTGGCCGGGCCGCCGGAGTCGCCGTAGCAGGCGCCCTTGTCCTTGGGATGCAGCAGGCACATGGTGGTCTCCGGCAGCTGGCGGAGGTACCTCCTCTGGCACGTTTCCCGCGACAGCGCCTTCACCTGCACGTACAGCAGGGAGTTGGAGATCGGTCCACGCTGCGAGATGGCACCCCAGCCGGAGATGTCCACGTTGGCATCGTTGGGCGGATCATCGCTGGCCAGCTGGATGGCGGCCACGTTGGAGTTGAGGGCCAGCGAATCGCGCAGTCGCAACACGGCCACATCGTAGCCATTACCTTTGTAGTTGGGATGCACGGTGACGGTGGCCACTGGAACGCGAACTCCGCCGCTGGAGAGGAGCAGGCTGCCCGCCTGAATCTCCAGCTGGTTAGCTGGTGCTCTGtgggaaaaataatttaatttaaataatttaatttgagctTGAAATACCTACACATTGTTGCCTTGCTTCACGCAATGTGCCGCAGTGACCACGTAATCCTTGGAGATGATGGAGCCACCACAGGTGTGACTGCCACGTCGGCGAAGTGAGATCTGGTGCGGAAACTGACCCTCGTTCGCCTTGGTGCCGCCCACAATGCGGGGCTCCACCACGGAGTCGTTGTGGCCCAGAACTCCGGCGGCACAAAGAACTAGTAGAAGTAGAAGTGTCCAGATGGGTAACATGACTTAGCTAGCTAACTGAAGAGTAGTGCTCACTGCCAGACTTCACTGGGTATATGTATGGAGAACCTCATCATCATTAGTTCCCTAAGATGTCAAAGTCAATGTCGCTATCGAGCTGCAGCCTAATTTAGTTAACTTCCCCCAATTCGTTTGCAAATGAAGCCCCTCTAATTGCTGGGGGTGTGCAACCTGCGGTGGAAAGAGTTTGGAGGTTGGAAGTTGGCCCAAAAGGGTTTGGGAACCACAAAAGTGCTTAAACCAAATACTAACTTGCTGCAAGTATTTGATAGGATTTTTGAAAGATTTCTTAAAGTAGATATTCAGTTTGGTACAGCGAATGTATTGAATTTCTGTTAAATTTCTACAGAAAAAATCTTGCTAAAAATGAGCAGATTTAAGTAAgtatttctgtatttctgCCAAAAAATCGTAGCTCTAATTGTTGGTTAAAAACAATTAGTACTTTAATTAGTACTTTATGCCATACCTTGTTGAacttgttatttaatttaatctaatttaattatggATGTAATTTGGTTTGCAAAGAAACCCTTCTAAGTGCACTGGGCTTTAGGTGGAGAAGTGCCAAAAGTAAGGCCATCGTATGGATTGTGTAACATGCGATGGTCAAGAGAAAGACAGTTAATTTCAGCAAATATGAATAAGAAAATCTTCAAGATTGCTTACATAATTAATTGAAGGCCTAGATGGCGTACATGCTCAACATCTTGCCCAAATTGAGCCCAAAGCCCGAGGGCTTTATCGAAGTCTCGAGTTGTGGGCTAATAAAAGCAGTTGAggtcataaataaatataagcatTTCACGCGCAAGGCGGCGGTGCTTAGTTAGTTAGCTATTATTACGTTAACCAGTGTGTCCAGTGGCAATCGCCGATCCTTATCCTTATCGAAATCAAACCATTGACTCATTGCCATTGGGGTAAAAGGGTTTGGAaaatagttattattttagctTCGCTTGCAAAGGAAACATGAAGTGTTA contains these protein-coding regions:
- the LOC6525567 gene encoding serine protease SP24D, which gives rise to MLPIWTLLLLLVLCAAGVLGHNDSVVEPRIVGGTKANEGQFPHQISLRRRGSHTCGGSIISKDYVVTAAHCVKQGNNVAPANQLEIQAGSLLLSSGGVRVPVATVTVHPNYKGNGYDVAVLRLRDSLALNSNVAAIQLASDDPPNDANVDISGWGAISQRGPISNSLLYVQVKALSRETCQRRYLRQLPETTMCLLHPKDKGACYGDSGGPATYQGKLVGLASFVLGGCGRAAPDGYERVSKLRTWIAAKASL